The genome window GTGTTAGAAGCAGCAAGAGAAACAAAAGAAGAAAGTGGACCTGACTTGTATTCACCTTGTAAGAAACCACCTTCCCAAAGTACAGTACCCTGGTCATGATAGTTATACTTGTCACCTACTTTATATCTTCTGTTAGGGTTGTTTTTATCTCTTGCATCAAGCACATAGTCAGCACCTAACAAGTTAGTAACTTCTTTAAAGTGAGTGCCTTTGTAATAACGAAGGTCAACACCACCTAATAGGTCAAATTTTTCGTTCAGTGACTTCTGGTATGTGCTTAGTACACCATACCACTTGTGGTCATTTCTTGAAGCATTCAGGAAGCCCAGTGCACGGCCATCTTCTGAATTCAGGTTAGATTGGTAAACACCATCTAAATCATAAGGAGTTAAAGAACCTTTACCACCAATTCTGAAATCGTTCAGGTTACCTGTGTAGGCACCACCACCACCAGTACCGATAGACACATAAGCAGCAGTTGATAAGAATGAAGTCTCATCAATAGTCCAGTAATGGTTTAGAGAGAATTGTGGTTTGTGGTAGAAGTTATCTTCTACGTTTACAACTTGTCCATTCAGGTAACCCCAGTCTGCGTTATACTTTAGTCCAGCATCTGCATTTCTGAAATTTTCAATTGACTGTCTGTTCTGACGCTGGCCGTGACGTTGTGGAGCACCAAAACCAGTTAAAGAAAGCGTGTGCTTGTCATTAATCAACTTAGAAACGTTGAAGAAATAGTTATAAGCTTCGAACTGAAGACCTTCAGCCCAACCATTACCCTCTGTTTTAGAAGCTGAAACTGAAACTGCCCAGTTATTTTCTAATAAACCAGTTGAGTAATAAAGTCCCATTTTGTTATAGCCATCGTTACCGATACCATAAGTAATGTTACCACCTTTGATTGCGTCTGTGCTTCTTGAAATAATGTTGATAGTACCACCAATTGAAGGTACAGCTACTTTAGAAGCACCAAGACCTCTTTGTACCTGCATAGATTTTGTAGCATCTGTTAAACCAGCCCAGTTAGACCAGTAAACTCTACCGTTTTCCATGTCGTTTACAGGCACACCGTTAACCATTACAGCAACGTTCTGGCTCTGGAAACCACGAAGGTTGATACGAGAATCACCGAAACCACCACCTGCTTTAGTAGCATAAACACCTGGCGTTGATTTTAATAACTCAGGAAATTCCTGGTTACCTACTTTTTCAACTATCACCTCACTAGTGATTGTAGAAATAGCAACTGGCGTTTCTCTGTCAATTGCGTAGCTGTTTGCAGTTACAAGAATTTCACCAAGTGAAGACTCGCTTGGTTGAAGTGAGATTGTACCTAAATTTTTTGTACCGTTTAGGCCTGCGATGGAAATCTCTTTCTGAGTAAATCCAACGAAGTTGATAAGGATTGCAGTTGCATTGGCATCGTCTACTTTTAAAGTAAATGTACCATCTGCAGTTGCAGGAACAGCAATGCTGGTTCCTTTAAGGATTACTGTTGCTCCTGGAAGAGGATCTTTTGTAGTACCGTCTACAATTTTACCTTTTACAGTTCCCTGAGCAAAAGCACTTACCACAGTAGTAAAACTAATTACTAATGTAATAAGGAAAAGTAAACACTTTTTCATGTAACTAATTTTGGTTGATTGGGTTGAAAGATTATTGGATTATTAAACCGACATTTAACTTTCCGGGCGCAAAGATAGCGGAACATTTTCGAACTTTACAAGGCCTTAATTATTTCTTAATGTTCCTAAGTATTATTTATTTAGCTCTATAAATTTATAGCGGAGATTTCACATATATCTGTTGTTTAAAAATAAATATACTTGCGCCATTTTTTTGCTTTCTGAAAAATTAATCTATTTTTGTGGCACATTTAAGGGGGATTAGCTCAGCTGGCTAGAGCGTCCCGAATGCTTTCGGGAAGGTCAGCGGCACGATTTCGTAAGTTCTAAATTTTAAGGGGGATTAGCTCAGCTGGCTAGAGCGCTTGCATGGCATGCAAGAGGTCATCGGTTCGACTCCGATATTCTCCACCAAAAGCAACCATCAAAGTGGTTGCTTTTTTCTTTTTATGGCATTTTATACTTATATACTTTATTCCGAAACAATAGACCGATATTATGTGGGTAGTTGTCAGGATTTAGATGTTCGTCTCACACAACATAATACTGGCAGAAGCAAATCAACTAAAGCAGGATCCCCTTGGCAATTAAAGTATAAGGACACTTTTGCAACGCGTGCAGAAGCTCAATCACGGGAAAACGAGATCAAGAAGAAGAAAAGCCGCAAGTACATCGAATGGCTAATTAGCTCAGCTGGCTAGAGCGTCCCGAATGCTTTCGGGAAGGTCATCGGTTCGACTCCGATATTCTCCACCAAAAGGCAACTATAACCTAGTTGCCTTTATTATTTCTCCGTGTTTCTATCGTAGCAAAAACGCTTTTGCAGCCAATAATGATTTTCAGCAGGACGAGGAGATCATTTCATCATTTAAGTCAGTCTTTGCAGCTTTGCAGAAATTCATTTCAGACGGACAGCTACAAAAAGTAAAACAATCTTTGAACCAGGAAATACAGGAATTACTTGAAGTATAAATCAAGCAGGTAGGTATAAAATAAAAAGCCGTGGTTGTTACCACGGCTTTTTATTTTATACAAAGAGACCTTCCACAGACAAGTACCGCTCTCCGGTATCGTAACAAAAAGTAAGCACGCGGGCTCCCTCCGGAATCTCTTCCTGTAGCTTTTGTGAAACTGCTGCCAGCGAAGCTCCTGACGACACACCAATAAAAATACCTTCTTCCCGGGCTGCACGTCTTGCATAATCAAATGCATCAGTAGCTTCTACCTTTATCACTCCATCAAGTAGGGTTGTATCCATAATGGCAGGTATGAACCCCGCTCCTACACCCTGTATTGGGTGCGGTCCTGGTTGCCCCCCACTAAGCACAGCCGACGCAGCCGGCTCTACGGCATATACTTTTAAATCAGGATTCCGGCCTTTTAGTACACGTGCCACTCCGGTTATATGGCCTCCCGTACCTACACCGGTTATCAGGTAGTCAAAACCCTCCGGAAAGTCTTTTAAAATTTCCTGAGCGGTAGTTTCTATATGTATCTGGGTATTGGCTTCATTCTCGAACTGCATCGGCATCCAGGAACTTTCATGCTCTGTAAGTATTTCTTTTGCACGTTCTATAGCTCCTTTCATCCCCTTCTCGCGCGGAGTCAGTTCAAGTCTTGCTCCATAGGCTGTCATAAGCCGTCGCCGCTCTACCGACATTGATTCCGGCATAACTAATATCAATTCATACCCTTTAACGGCTGCTACCATAGCCAAACCCACTCCGGTATTACCTGAAGTTGGCTCTACTATCATGCTCCCTTCTTTTAATAAACCTTTTTGCTCAGCATCTTCTATCATCGAGAGTGCAATGCGGTCTTTTATACTTCCGCCGGGGTTGCTGCGCTCCAGTTTCATCCATACTTCTGCTTTATCGCCAAATAGTTTATTTATCCGCACATGCGGTGTCTGGCCTATAGTTTCTAAAATGGTATTTGCCTTCATATTTCAGTTTAAGTTATATAGAGAAATTAAGCACATCTTCCGGCTCAGGGGCTTTACGTACTTTTATTTGCGGGTGATGATATACACGTGAATAAGGGGGAATACTTTCGGTAAGCCATACATTACCACCGATAATGCTACGTGTACCTATTACTGTATTTCCACCAAGTATGGTTGCGCCGGCATAGATAATTACATGGTCTTCTATAGTTGGGTGCCGCTTTATATTAGCCATACTTTTCTCTACGCTGATAGCGCCTAGCGTAACTCCTTGGTATACTTTCACACTATTACCAATAATTGTAGTTTCGCCAATTACCACACCCGTGCCATGGTCAATGCAGAAATGCTCCCCTATACTTGCCCCCGGATGAATATCTATACCAGTGCGGGCGTGAGCGAATTCGGAAATTACTCTTGGAAGCAACGGAATACGAAGCCTGTACATTTCATGCGCTAATCTATAAAGCGCCACCGCTTTAAAACCTGGATAGGTACGAATCACTTCTTCTATACTTTGTGCTGCCGGATCACCTTTGGCAATGGCATCTGCATCTTCCAGGAGCATTGCGTGGATGCGTGGCAGTGCATTCATAACTGAGGTCGCCAGAAATTCAGGAGGTTCAGAAAGGGTAGAAACCATGCCATCCAGTATTTGCTTCAGGCTATGCTGCAGATAATGGGTATGCTCTTTAAAATCTTCTAAAGAAGTATAACGCTTTTCGGATAAAGGGGGAAAAAGCAGTTGAATAACGGCTTCTGCAAAATGACAGGTAGCAGATGCAGGCACCAGGTGCCGGGTATGTGTGTGTTCCTGATATAAATGTGCTAGAAATTCATCATTCATAAACTATGTACGGTAATACAGGGAAGATTGTATAAACAACCAACAAAAAAGGGAGCCCTTTGTTTGAGCCCCCTTTTTAGCTTTAGTTTGAACAGCTTATAGTTTATATTAGTCACAATGTCCCGGGCCAACCACACCATTGTTGTAGTCATCCAGTAGTTCAGCCCACTCTAACAGTTCACTTCTTGCAGGATTGGTTTCGCCTTTAAAGTAAGCCGTCGCAGCATTCCATGCTTCCAGCACATCCTGAGGTATAGAAGCACCTGCAGCCACGTTCAGTTCAGCAGCGATATACTGATGCGCCAGAATATAATAGGCATCGCCACCTTTAGGGTTCGTGTTTAATACAGCCAGGTAATCTTTGCCACTGTTAAAGAAAGTTTTGTTCAGATAATCGTCCCAGGTAGCATCGTATTGTTTTTTGCCCGGATCAGCATGATTCTTCCAGTAACCCTGTGTGCGAGTACAGCCAGTTTCTTCCTGCTCCTGTTCGGCAGGTACGCAGAACATAATATCATCTATAGCACCTGAGCCTACCTGACCCTCTGTACCTGCTAATACTACTTTAAGCATTGTTACACCTTCTGTGTTACCTAAACTAACAGTTTGTTTACTGTTGTTGCCAAGAGGCTGTAGTTTCACTTTGTATAGTTCTTCACCACTCACGCTATATAGGTAAATCCAAGAGTTATCTTCATATGTATCAATATCCAGAACTTTTATAGACTGGAGTGTTACTCCTGCCGGAAATGTCAGCTTCATTTCACCACCCCAGCGGTTGTCGTTT of Pontibacter deserti contains these proteins:
- a CDS encoding TonB-dependent receptor, which translates into the protein MKKCLLFLITLVISFTTVVSAFAQGTVKGKIVDGTTKDPLPGATVILKGTSIAVPATADGTFTLKVDDANATAILINFVGFTQKEISIAGLNGTKNLGTISLQPSESSLGEILVTANSYAIDRETPVAISTITSEVIVEKVGNQEFPELLKSTPGVYATKAGGGFGDSRINLRGFQSQNVAVMVNGVPVNDMENGRVYWSNWAGLTDATKSMQVQRGLGASKVAVPSIGGTINIISRSTDAIKGGNITYGIGNDGYNKMGLYYSTGLLENNWAVSVSASKTEGNGWAEGLQFEAYNYFFNVSKLINDKHTLSLTGFGAPQRHGQRQNRQSIENFRNADAGLKYNADWGYLNGQVVNVEDNFYHKPQFSLNHYWTIDETSFLSTAAYVSIGTGGGGAYTGNLNDFRIGGKGSLTPYDLDGVYQSNLNSEDGRALGFLNASRNDHKWYGVLSTYQKSLNEKFDLLGGVDLRYYKGTHFKEVTNLLGADYVLDARDKNNPNRRYKVGDKYNYHDQGTVLWEGGFLQGEYKSGPLSSFVSLAASNTSYKRIDYFNYLNTDEARETDFQNFFGYQVKGGANYNLTEAHNVFANVGYFEKAPFFNAVFLNNKNDVNPDAKNEKILSYELGYGYRTTKLNANINLYRTSWMDRSFTKSRTVDGQTYFANLLGVDALHQGVELDFEYRPISKVSLRGMVSVGDWTWQSNLGPVTLYDEDRNEIETINAMYMKDVKVGDAAQTTGALGLDINVLEELKVGVDYNYYGDFFADFDPTTLGEEGLSVWEVPTYQLLDLNAVFKFKVAGLNASLIGNVNNVLNTEYISDAQATFDVVKDGPDVSNASNATVFFGTGRTWTTTLKINF
- the epsC gene encoding serine O-acetyltransferase EpsC, producing the protein MNDEFLAHLYQEHTHTRHLVPASATCHFAEAVIQLLFPPLSEKRYTSLEDFKEHTHYLQHSLKQILDGMVSTLSEPPEFLATSVMNALPRIHAMLLEDADAIAKGDPAAQSIEEVIRTYPGFKAVALYRLAHEMYRLRIPLLPRVISEFAHARTGIDIHPGASIGEHFCIDHGTGVVIGETTIIGNSVKVYQGVTLGAISVEKSMANIKRHPTIEDHVIIYAGATILGGNTVIGTRSIIGGNVWLTESIPPYSRVYHHPQIKVRKAPEPEDVLNFSI
- a CDS encoding GIY-YIG nuclease family protein: MAFYTYILYSETIDRYYVGSCQDLDVRLTQHNTGRSKSTKAGSPWQLKYKDTFATRAEAQSRENEIKKKKSRKYIEWLISSAG
- the cysK gene encoding cysteine synthase A, coding for MKANTILETIGQTPHVRINKLFGDKAEVWMKLERSNPGGSIKDRIALSMIEDAEQKGLLKEGSMIVEPTSGNTGVGLAMVAAVKGYELILVMPESMSVERRRLMTAYGARLELTPREKGMKGAIERAKEILTEHESSWMPMQFENEANTQIHIETTAQEILKDFPEGFDYLITGVGTGGHITGVARVLKGRNPDLKVYAVEPAASAVLSGGQPGPHPIQGVGAGFIPAIMDTTLLDGVIKVEATDAFDYARRAAREEGIFIGVSSGASLAAVSQKLQEEIPEGARVLTFCYDTGERYLSVEGLFV